A genomic window from Microvirga sp. TS319 includes:
- a CDS encoding pyridoxal phosphate-dependent aminotransferase → MKYEADVIRTIKASPAMAISMKARAMTAAGTDVVDLSVGEPDFATPPHIVDAAIAAMRRGETHYTAADGTAEFKDAVIEKFRRENGLDFARNQISAGNGAKQIIFNALMATLEPGDEVLVPTPYWVSYTDMVTLLRGTFRLLPCTYEEGYKLTPEKLDAALSESTRWLLLNAPNNPSGASYTRAEMRALGDVIARYPNLLVLSDEIYEQITYGTDPFCSFLSACPELRERVVIVNGVSKAYAMTGWRIGFAAGPADLISAMAKIQSQSTSNPSSISQAAAVAALTGPQDFVREALAEYRARRDLVLDGLQSIPGLRLRAPDGAFYVFPECGALIDSRSGSERAIEDDARLASHLLHEAHVAVVPGAAFGAQPCLRMSFATSRNNLEKAVDRIGRALARLA, encoded by the coding sequence ATGAAGTACGAAGCCGACGTGATCAGGACGATCAAGGCCTCTCCGGCGATGGCGATCTCGATGAAGGCGAGGGCGATGACGGCAGCGGGAACCGATGTTGTCGATCTGAGTGTCGGCGAGCCCGATTTCGCCACGCCGCCCCACATCGTCGACGCGGCGATCGCAGCCATGCGCCGAGGGGAGACCCACTACACCGCCGCCGACGGCACGGCCGAATTCAAGGATGCCGTCATCGAGAAGTTCCGACGTGAGAACGGTCTCGATTTCGCGCGGAATCAGATCTCGGCGGGCAATGGCGCCAAGCAGATCATCTTCAACGCGCTGATGGCGACGCTCGAGCCCGGCGACGAGGTTCTCGTTCCGACGCCGTACTGGGTTTCGTATACCGACATGGTCACGCTGCTGAGAGGCACGTTCAGGCTTCTCCCCTGCACGTATGAAGAGGGCTACAAACTGACGCCCGAGAAGCTCGATGCCGCGTTGAGCGAGAGCACCCGCTGGCTGTTGTTGAACGCACCGAACAATCCTTCTGGCGCCAGCTACACCCGCGCCGAAATGCGCGCTCTGGGGGATGTGATCGCCCGTTACCCGAATCTCCTGGTCCTGTCGGACGAGATCTACGAGCAGATCACCTATGGGACGGATCCGTTCTGCTCCTTTCTCAGCGCATGCCCGGAACTCCGGGAGCGCGTCGTCATCGTCAACGGGGTCTCGAAAGCCTATGCCATGACTGGCTGGCGCATCGGCTTTGCCGCCGGGCCCGCGGATTTGATCTCCGCCATGGCGAAGATTCAGTCGCAGAGCACCTCCAACCCCTCTTCGATCTCGCAAGCGGCCGCTGTTGCCGCGCTCACGGGACCCCAGGACTTCGTGCGGGAAGCCCTCGCCGAATACAGGGCGCGCCGCGATCTCGTTCTCGATGGGTTGCAATCCATTCCAGGTCTGCGGCTGCGCGCACCGGACGGCGCCTTCTACGTCTTCCCCGAATGCGGCGCCCTGATCGACTCGAGATCCGGAAGCGAAAGAGCCATTGAAGACGATGCTCGCCTCGCATCCCATCTTCTCCACGAGGCTCATGTGGCGGTCGTGCCGGGCGCAGCCTTCGGGGCGCAGCCCTGTCTGCGCATGTCGTTTGCGACGTCGCGGAACAATCTCGAGAAAGCCGTCGACCGGATCGGCCGGGCGCTCGCCCGCCTGGCTTGA
- a CDS encoding hydantoinase B/oxoprolinase family protein: protein MTNSALSDVHMQIMWNRLISVVEEQAVTLIRTAFSTSVRESGDLSAGVFNRGGKMIAQAVTGTPGHVNAMAEAVGHFINDIGPGNIFEGDVYITNDPWKGTGHLLDITMVTPSFRNGQLIGFFACTAHVVDVGGRGFGPDANEVYEEGIFIPIMKFVERGVVNRDLVNILRHNVREAHQVVGDVYSLAACNEIGHRRLMDMMDEFHLEDLEALAGFVFERSYTATIEKIAALPRGAYDNVMRVDGYGSPIDIAVRIDVAADHILVDFDGTSGPSPLGINVPMIYSKAYACYGLKCSLAPEIPNNYGSLLPFQVTAPEGCILNARHPAPVAVRHVLGHFIPDAVLGAVHKMLPGKIPAEGSGALWNLHLSARPLQGDRAPEDGGQRAEVLLFNSGGAGARPTLDGLSATAFPSGVHTMSIEATEHVGPVVFWRKELRNGSGGTGQYRGGLGQVVEIAATGGHEFYFNAMFDRIDHPARGRAGGGDGAPGAVLLDDGTRLASKGRQHVPSGRRLVLQLPGGGGYGPAEKRSPEAVKRDFAFDYVLND from the coding sequence ATGACCAATTCCGCACTGTCCGATGTCCACATGCAGATCATGTGGAACCGCCTCATTTCGGTCGTCGAGGAACAGGCCGTCACCTTGATCCGCACGGCCTTCAGCACCAGCGTGCGCGAGTCGGGCGATCTCTCGGCCGGCGTCTTCAACCGCGGCGGCAAGATGATCGCTCAGGCCGTCACCGGCACACCCGGCCATGTGAATGCGATGGCCGAGGCCGTGGGGCATTTCATCAACGACATCGGCCCGGGCAACATCTTCGAGGGCGACGTCTATATCACGAACGATCCCTGGAAAGGGACCGGCCACCTGCTCGACATCACCATGGTGACGCCCTCGTTCCGCAACGGCCAGCTGATCGGCTTCTTCGCCTGCACGGCGCATGTGGTCGATGTCGGCGGCCGGGGCTTCGGCCCCGACGCCAACGAGGTGTACGAGGAAGGCATCTTCATTCCGATCATGAAGTTCGTGGAGCGCGGCGTCGTCAACCGCGATCTCGTCAACATCCTGCGCCACAACGTCCGGGAAGCGCATCAGGTCGTCGGAGACGTGTATTCCCTCGCGGCCTGCAACGAGATCGGACATCGCCGCCTGATGGACATGATGGACGAATTCCATCTGGAGGACCTTGAGGCTCTCGCCGGCTTCGTGTTCGAGCGAAGCTATACGGCGACGATCGAGAAGATCGCGGCGCTGCCCCGGGGAGCCTACGACAACGTCATGCGGGTGGACGGCTACGGAAGCCCGATCGACATTGCCGTACGCATCGATGTCGCGGCAGATCATATCCTGGTCGATTTCGACGGAACCTCGGGTCCCAGCCCCCTCGGCATCAACGTGCCGATGATCTACTCCAAAGCCTATGCGTGCTACGGGCTCAAATGTTCGCTGGCACCGGAGATCCCGAACAATTACGGTTCGCTCCTGCCGTTCCAGGTGACCGCGCCCGAAGGTTGCATCCTGAACGCACGGCATCCCGCGCCGGTCGCGGTCCGTCACGTCCTGGGCCACTTCATTCCGGACGCCGTGCTGGGAGCCGTCCACAAGATGCTGCCTGGAAAGATCCCGGCCGAAGGATCGGGCGCACTCTGGAATCTCCATCTCAGCGCACGCCCGCTTCAGGGAGACAGGGCGCCCGAGGATGGAGGGCAGCGAGCCGAAGTGCTGCTGTTCAACAGCGGAGGCGCGGGTGCGCGCCCGACCCTCGACGGGCTCAGCGCCACGGCTTTTCCGAGCGGCGTTCACACGATGTCGATCGAAGCGACCGAACATGTCGGTCCGGTCGTTTTCTGGCGAAAGGAGCTTCGCAACGGTTCAGGGGGAACGGGTCAGTACCGCGGCGGGCTGGGCCAGGTCGTCGAGATCGCCGCGACCGGAGGGCACGAGTTCTATTTCAACGCGATGTTCGACCGGATCGATCACCCTGCGCGGGGCCGTGCGGGGGGAGGGGACGGCGCCCCCGGCGCCGTGCTTCTGGACGACGGGACCCGGCTTGCGTCCAAGGGACGCCAACATGTGCCCTCAGGCCGGCGGCTCGTGCTGCAGCTTCCGGGCGGCGGCGGTTACGGTCCCGCGGAGAAGCGCAGTCCGGAGGCCGTCAAGCGAGACTTCGCATTCGACTACGTTCTCAACGATTGA